From the Xylocopa sonorina isolate GNS202 chromosome 9, iyXylSono1_principal, whole genome shotgun sequence genome, the window GCATTAGTTTCATTACttttcgaagagatggcgccagaggtTCTAGAATAGAGTCCCTATCATCTGTcttactctttcttatagcttttttatatatctttctctctctcttacctctaaagcgggagatatacttCATTTGATTCTTTCTGCAGtgtcagctgtaaaaatttgtcatacGAGTAGTGAATCTCCTTGTATAGAATTAAGAATATTTAATTACAATAGTGGAACCCTGTTTCGCGGTCTGCAGTAACATTTTGTATCTCTGTACTTCGTCAGAGTGCTGTTGCTTTAATATTCGTAAATCCTCGCCGTGTTTCTCTTCTTGCATCAACAGCTGTGCTGTCAACACTTCTATTTGGTCTTGCAGTCTACAGACTTCATTAAAAAGGTAATTTCAATCATTAAATTATAGTCATTCGTAATGAAATGAAGGATGAACAGTGCTTTAGTGTCAACAGATAAAGTAACTGATTATTAATTATACTTTCGTCGTCGTTTCTGTTATGATCAGTGTTGATCAATCGCAAGCGGTCGCACTGTTCCTTCAATTCTTCGACTGTTTTACGAAGATCGTTATTCTCTGCTCGCAATTTCTCAGTAATTGATTTGTATCTCTTATCGAGAAGTAAATAAGATTGCGAAAACTTTTCTAAAGCTCCTTGCTTTGCCGCAGAACGTTCTTCTTCCGCTGATATTCGCTCTCCTTGCAAGTCGCAATAAGTTTGCAGCAGTTGATAGGCCTGTGAAATTTTGTAAATGTGTAGAAACGTGTTCTTTTTTTACTTTCAAAGGTAGAATGAATGAATTTAGCCTACGTCTCGAATTCGCGTGAATTCATCGAGAATCTGACACAATTCGCTGTTCACGTATTCTTCCTGTGCCATTTTGAAACTTTCTGAGCTTTTGAAATACTGTGAGAGCGGAATCAAGACAATTCTATACTTTGTTAAAGAAATTTTCTTCTTGGGATTATATACAGTAGGAAAAATGATTTTTCAGGGACTGATACGTGTTTAACGCTGATTTGTCGGTGCGAAACAAACTTTTATgatttaaaattaaaatattatcTTATGAGACTGTGCTCTCGTGCTCGACATTAACGATCGAGTACGAAGCTACAAATTTTGATATTTCTATTAGAATTTGCATTGAATTCCACCAAGTAAGTCAATAAAATCAAAACGTACTAATGTTACGTTTGTATTTGATATGTAATAATGTATATATGTGTTCAATACATACGTTAATTAGATAAAATAATTACAAAGATCCTGTTTCCAGATGCTGACGATCTAGGACGATCGATAGACGATCCTAAAGAAGAGCTAGGAATTCCCTCAGCAATGGTCATCAACTTCCCAATTAGAAGAAAAGCATTTCAAGACATAATTTAATCGACATTATGCATTATTTTATATCTATTTAttacaaattaatataaattagtACCGTAAGTGGATTTATAATGATAACTTGTAATAATTAGCTTGTAAGAACACCTCTACATGTTGTACATTAATAAGAATGCATAATAAACCATTAAGCAGTGTTAATTATCTGTTTAAACAATTAATAACCTGTCTAGCAATCCTAGAGAAACCAGTCCCAGTCCTTAAGCGAGATAAAACTCGTAAAAAATAATCCCACACCCGATTAAACTACTTGCATGTACCAAATTTAgcaattcggatacctcctcgcatatcatattctcctgatacaaagtccaaaAATCGGGTTCTCGAATGAAAAATCTCTAAAAGCTGAcaattcctggaaaatgacgtcactttcTAGAATCgccagaattccaggaattctcgatgacgtcatttccaagaagtggcacgttcggatacctcctatgacgtcatgttctcctgatacattgccgatttttcgaacaaaatctcgaaaatccgactttgtatcaggagaacatgacgtcataggaggtatccgaatagtgccagttcttggaaatgacgtcatcgggaattcctggaatttcggcgattcttggaagtgacgtcattttcctagaagtggcacgcatacctcctcactacttatgttctcctgatacatttccgatttttcgaccaaaatctcgaaaatccgactttgtatcaggagaacatgacgtcataggaggtatccgaatagtgccagttcttggaaatgacgtcatcgggaattcctggaatttcggcgattcttggaagtgacgtcattttcctagaagtggcacgcatacctcctcatatgttatgttctcctgatacaaagtcggattttcaagattttggtcgaaaaatcggaaatgtatcaggagaatataagtagtgaggaggtatgcgtgccacttctaggaaaatgacgtcacttccaagaatcgccaaaattccaggaattctcgatgacgtcatttccaagaactggcactattcggatacctcctatgacgtcatgttctcctgatacaaagtcggatttttcaagattttggtcgaaaaatcggaaatgtatcaggagaatataagtagtgaggaggtatgcgtgccacttctaggaaaatgacgtcatttccaagaatcgccaaaattcctggaattctcgatgacgtcatttccaagaactggcactattcggatacctcctatgacgtcatgttctcctgatacattgccgatttttcgaacaaaatcttgaaaatccgactttgtatcaggagaacataagtaatgaggaggtatgcgtgccacttctaggaaaatgacgtcacttccaagaatcgccaaaattcctggaattctcgatgacgtcatttccaagaactggcactattcggatacctcctatgacgtcatgttctcctgatacaaagtcggattttcgagattttgttcgaaaaatcggaaatgtatcaggagaacataagtagtgaggaggtatccgaatagtgccacttcttggaaatgacgtcatcgagaattcctggaattctggcTATTctaggaagtgacgtcattttccaggaattgCCAGCTTATAGAGATTTCTCGATCGAGAACCCGATtttcggactttgtatcaggagaatataatatgcgaggaggtatccgaaaaaagcgcgggaaattcaaatttcagaAATGGGTATCTCGATCGAGAAACTTACAGCTATCTTATTCTAATTTATGAAAATTATAAGGAAAATGGAATGGAAGTGGATAGAAGTTGCGGTAAATGATAAGAATGTGTTCTGTTTGCTTTAAATAATTagtttatttaaataaattattacaatatacaataaattacaattgaACGTCACTTTATAACAATACTTATAGCTATAATATAATACTTGGTATATCTGACATTATAATTAAGTACAGTAACTGGTACAGTAATAGTAATTACAATATGCTTAAAACTAATAAATAATGGAATAAAATAAGTAGTATAACCCGTGAATGTATCGTATGCATCAGATTCTTGTTCTTCAGTTTCCATTGTTCCTTGGAAGTCCCTTCGTCTCTTCTGTATCATCTGTATCATCTTTTGTATCATCTGTAGCAGAAAACGAAATGATTAGTTTAATCAGTATAATTTAATTCAATTAATATGTAGAGGAAGGATAACGTTTGAATATAATGGAATGATGGGCAAGTTTCGCGCTATCTGTTCAGGAAGCGCTGAAACTGATCGCACATAGATATCGACAGCTATGTAggttattatttaattaatttttggaGCATACAGAAAGAAAAAGGCGCGATAATAATCTACATATGAATTAAGTGTTGTATCTCTGGCCTTCGTATATAATATAAGACTAATTAATTATAATACAGTAATTTACTTCGTTAATGATAGCGATGTGCGGCTGGTTTGagcactctttacaaaactgacACCACCAGTCTTTCAGTAGTTTTCTCGATAAAACAGGAATTGTCCTTAATCATAATAAAAGTGTCCAAATTTCACCTATTAACTAAAACTTACTCGAATATATTGAACAATTCGTAAAGCCTCGCAGATAACAACTTCACTCTGTTTTCCGTGAAGTTGCCCGCAGATGTATAGCAACGTTCCACTTTTCTTCTCCTGCTGCTCGCCATTTTCAGAGAAGATGACAGAAACCCCGTCGAGGCTGAAAATGCGCGATGCAATCTAAATCCACGATCACCGTCAGCCGCGAGCCCGACGCCGATGAGTCGATGGAAGAGTCTGTCTTCGAGCAAATATGCGACACGATATTCGTCCTGATACCTGAAGGTCCGTCCCCTTTCTTAGAGACGCGAGCAGACAGAGTGCCAACCGTCGAAACGCGGTACTCATTCTACGAACTGGCCTCAGATGCGTATTTACGATAGGGTTCTATGACCTAGTGCCGCGGCTGAAGCAGCTGTTCCTAAGCTGGAGCCAGCTGGGCCCCGAGGACAGAGTACAATTGGACGCAAAGGTGGCCAACTGGTGTTGCCCCAACAGGCGGCAGCTATACAAACCTCTTCAGGAAGCGCTGGTTCGCTGGGAGACCGTGCAAGACACCCAAGGTTTGCTCTTAACCATAGTAGCTAATATCAAAAGAGGTAATCCCCTTTAGAGGAACGTTCGCAATTGAACAACAGGCGCTCCAGGTTGCGAGCCAGGCATGGTCTCGTTTTCCTGCGACCCTCAGCTGGAGGAGGAGCTGGTCAGCGTCATCTACAGCCTAGAGTTACTGTTCACGAAAAATCGTAGGAGCAGAGAAGTCGAGATGGACCACGAGATTGGTCGTCGCACGGAGCTCAGAAGAGAGGCGTCCCTGAATCTGAACTACGACGGGAATCTGCGGTCGATTCTCAGCCCAACGGACAGAATCCTCCATTCGGTTCATAGTTGCGGCTACATCGCTGAATTGAAGCGATCCGACGAGGAGCTGAGCGGCTACCTGACCAGTTAGCTGGTCTCGAAGGGAATGGAAGATCGAGTGACTTTAGAATTTTGTAGAACCCGCGCGGTTAGTgacataaaatattttattaatcaTCGTTATAGGGTCAAGGTGTACGAGCATACATTCAAATAATATAAGTCGATCGTCTCGCAACGAAAGGTCCGGATCACAATGTCATCGACTCGATTCACGTAACAAGAATGCTACGGCATTCACCTTTCCCTCTTGGCCGTTCTTAATATATCGTATATtctttttttatctttttttctttttatcgtttttcttttcttctctgaTATAATTATTACACAGCAATAATACGTCCAGGGCGAGCACTGTTCCTTTAACGAGAGACAGGTAGACGTTATACAATACGTGTACACATGAATCAATCGCGTTACGTTCCCCGCGGTCGTCTTTCGTCCTAGAATTTGTGCAGCTCTGTAAAAACACCGTCCACGGCGGGAACGTGGCCCTTTCTTCTCTTTCGTCACTTTTTAAATCTCTACAGAACACGTTACTTGAAACCAGAATGATTCAACGAGTTGCTCATCCCGTGCGGTCCCGTTTGTCCGTTTTCTCGTCTTCGATGCCAGAGAATCAGTTGAACGAGGAAGTTGGACGGGAACCCGGGTTATTCCAGCTCGCGTACGATCGGTTAAGTACTATTAGAACTAGCTGAATGGCGTCCCAGGCAGTCCCTGCGGCGAGAATCGCGGGAATGGTCGAGAATAACCAAAGTTCCCGTGagattttcttctctttttttttttttgtttttcgctTGGTTTCGTCTTTTTTAGAAAAATTCGCAAATCTAGGACCACAGAGGAGAAAAGTTTCCCTGCTTGAAACACGATTAGCTATTCTCCTTGCGGAGGAGAGGGTCGTCCGAGGTCGAATTCAGTTTGAATCACAGCTGTCTGTAAACTATCATCCAATAGTTTGATTGGACGCGTCTATTGCTACTAGTTTTGGACGATCGTCCAGCTCGAGGGGCGCTGGTGAAGCAGCTCTTGGAAAAATACATCGGACAGTGGCTGTCCTGAGCTATGGTCTCGAATTCTCGCTTCTTCTTTTAAAGAGTTTTACCGTCTGGGGGCTATAAACGTGGCGCCGCCATTTTCTTCATAGAAGAAATCGTCTAGAGAGTTTTCGGCTGTCGGTGAACGTTGTGGGAGTTGGGGTACGGGGGGTGGGTATTGCACAATTTCGCGTGGCTACTTGGCTAACGTGGCTCCTCTCTCATCTACGAGGACGCGTCCGATTTTATAAAAAGTCCAATTCCAGGCGACATCGATCCCTTCTCGAGCATCTCCACCGTTCACCCCTTAAGAACGCTCGCGCGCGAGCTCTGACACCGATCAGCGTCGCGAGAGCAGCGTCCCTCGAAACTTTGGGACCACTCTGAGCACCGTGGAGAGTTCCAAGTGTCGGGTCGAAGTTGCTCTCGCTCTCGCGCGAGCGTTCTTAACAAATGTGGCTCGAGTGTCGCGCAGATCGCGATCACCGTACGAGATCGCAGTCGAGTGTGTGAACTCTTGATTAATCCTCGAAAAGAAAAGCGAATACTTCGAAATTTCGACGCGCTACAACGCGCATCACCTATATAGAAACCGATTCTCCCGCTGGAATCTGGTCGCAGCCCTGCCTCCTACCCCGGAAAAAGAAGGATCGACGCTGGCACCCCTGCGGCCACGGGGGAGGAGCCAGAGCTTTCTCGTCCACCGCTTCCGCTGCTTCTCGCTCATGCAACACGCGTGTCTTCCTACCTAATCGTTACGTTTAATAGTTTTATCGATATTCAGTTGATAGTATCATACCATATGTGCCGCTAAATAAATACATTTACTTTTGGAGCGTCCATCGTTAGGCGTCGCACGGACGTCGTCTTATCCACAACAGTTTATTGCTCAGCGAGTAACGTCGTGACATCGTTCCTTTGGGAGAAGAAAAAATCACGAGGTGACTGTGAGACGCCTATCGATGGACGACCCTGACCTATCAGCTTCCCTCGAAATCGCTCTGAACGTCTGTCCAGGTCGCGCGTTACCAATAACACAAGCTTACGGCTCTCCCatctcatcgtcgtcgtcgcacTCGAGGTGTTCTACCATCGCGAAAGTCCAGCGCTAATTAATCGTAACGCGAACATAAAAGGCGTGGTCCCGATGTGAGTTTCTGGCCTTCCGTGTTCTCCAATCGGCATCGATTAACCGCAAAACTAAGCGTGGACCGTAAGCAAAGTGTCGGCTCGTCTTTCTTGGATTCGTGGGGTTTTTTTGGGGGGGGGTTTGGAGGAGTTGGAGGGATGGGAAAGCAATCGTTAGGGTGGGTGTTAATACGCTAAAAGTTACGCACCCGTTCGCTAATCAAGGGATGAAAGTCTTAAATAATAACTAAGGTTAAAGGTACGAGTGGAAACACAATTTGCCCGTACTAAATGGAGGCTAAAAATTGTACACAGGATCGAACCGAGTACCATACACGCGCCATTATACACGAGATATACTCTGAACGAGACTCTCACCGCGGACCAATTGGATACTTCCTCATACTTTCTTCCCGTTTCGGTCTCTCTTGTTTTCGCTCGCTGTCCTCCTCGAGCAACGCTCCACGCCAAGTTCCGAATACTCCTCTGCCTTAGCCTTCTTGGTACGAGTCAGAGCGGTGAAACGAAGAGGAATTCCTTGGAGCGTTTTCTACGCGAAAGGTGTGCGACACGTCCAAATAAAACGCGGCCAATTGTTACTTCTGTTTCGTCATTTTCTTTCTTCGAATGTTTTTCTCTTTGTTCCGAATTTTGGATGCTTTTACGCGCGTCGATAAGCAAAAACGTGACTGGAGTTGCAGGCTGAACGTCCCTTAATCGTTTCTTCGTCACTTCTTGCCGGGTTTGCTTCTTTTCCTAGTCCTTTCTGTAAACATACGTGCCGCGTCGCCTTTTCGCGTTTAGGAAGAAGGTATTTGAGTACACCTTGGCCTGAGATCGAATGACTAGCATTTCCGGTTGTTGTTCGCGCCACTGTTCTGGATACGCAAGCGGTCCTGGCGGCGTGGCCGCTTGCCTTTTACACTGAACACCTCCCTCAGCTTGTTACTCCTCTCCAGGCGGCCTCTCTTCAGCCCTTGGGTAGACCTCTTCTCGAGAACCTGCGCACAACGGTCAATAAAAATCATTTTACAACATCCCACTATCCTGAAAATTAATATTCCCCTAtactgctatatcttatctcagATAGGGACAGATTTGTTCAACTATTATACCGGGGACTTGTTATCTACAGTACACTTTGACAAGTACTCAAGCTGCACAATTATTAGCCGATAAATGAGACAGGTTTACACTCGAGATTGCGATCTTGGAAAGAAGTGGCGATCACAAAACTATTAGCCTTTTTGGAACCTCAAAATTCCAATTCAGCGGTAGAGTCAATCACCTTTTGTGCTGACCGGAGCTGGACTATCCTTTTCTCCGTTTGGTTACGGTTGACGGTGGGTCTTCCGTCGTGGATGGCTGGTCTACGGGTGGCTGGTTGTTCGTCCTCGCTTCTTCTGGGGTTACGTTCCGGCGAGGCCGCCGTTGCTGGAGCCTCGGAGACGACGCTGGGCAGAACGTCCTCCTCGGCGTTCTGCTCCTCCGGCGCGTCCGGCGTGGGCGGTGGGGTATCGGGGGCGACCGGAGACGCTGTGGCTCGGTACACGGACATACTGGGATGCTCGATCAGTAGGTCCTCTAGGGGTGATGTTTCTACGTTCACGGGGCCCGCCCGTGTGAAACATGCGGGTGGCGTTAAATACCACGACTCCTCCAGCGCCGTCGCGCCCTCAACTGTGGGTTCCAAAGTATACGCATCGTTAATCGTCACGTTTAATCTTTGGGATCGTTATGGGATTAAACTTGATATAATTTCTTTCAACTTGAGGAATACTTTCGGTGAAATTAACGTTTGTCGATAATGTAGGTATTTAGAAAACAGTTGCTAAAAAACTCTCTATCTTTGTAATTCCTCCTTTCCGAAGGAACTCTAGTTTATTTTCTACTGAGAATGCGATGCAGTGAATTGcacttgaaatgggatatattTTTAATGGAATAGTAGCCCGTCGATAATGCAGGTATTAATGTACTTAATAAAAAAGCAGTCTATAAGGTAGGTATTTGTTACTTTGGTCGTAAAACAATCGTGTTAGTCGTGGTTTTTGTAAGTGGAAAGCAAGTGTTATCACGCTTTACACTCGAAGGAAACTAGTTTCTCTGTTGCGAGAAGCAGTCAAAGTGTAAACGCGCGAATTCCTCCAGCTTCTAACAAGCAAGGACTGTTTGAGGAGGCCATATTGCGAGAGTAGACGTACCAGCACGGTCAATGAGGATCCAGTCATCGCCCTCAACCTCCACCTGACTGAGCCTCGCCGTTACTCGAAGGGACTCCGGGGTTTCGTTATTGGACCCTTCCCGCGAATCCTGCGCGCCGGAGATATTACCTCCTAGTAAGTAGTTTGCCAAGCTGCTCAGCATCTTGACCGTCTTCTTGCCCTTCAGCGCCTGCAATACGAGCGAGTGAACGTTTACGACCGGATATTCATAGGGCTCTGGAAGTTGCTATACGAGGTCCGTTCCGCTGCATAATGGAGGGATCATGGGTCGTCTGCTGGTGTAAAATTCTTGATTATGGTTATAGGCAGAGGTAGAGGGAAAGAGGGGGAACGTGAAGCGTGAGTTTTTTGAGAAATTGCGTGGAGGGATCTTTGtacgcttcttgaaactcgcGCGTAACTGGCCCCGTGCCATCCTCGATTACCTTCGCCGAATTCCGGGCGGTGTCACCAGTTTTTGTCGCGAACCTGCAAGCTGCTACGCGAAACGATACTTAATCGCGCACTCGCCACAAACAATTGTACAGCTGAACGCGATAGCCGATCGACAGAAGCCGCGGTTTTTATCACGCTATGGAACGCCTCGCAGTGCGTAGTAGAACGCTATCGGGACCATGGCCACCATGTTATAATTATTGCAGTCCGGTTGCGCGCACACGACACGAGGATCATCAGCGTTGAATTATGTAAGAAGACACGGCTGGTCGCGATAAATTTAATATCGTCGAATCCGATGGCGTCGCGTCGTTTTTCGAACGCGGTGGCGCGCTGTGGGGACATCCAAGGGCCTTGTAATTACTTTACGATCGTTGCGCAATGAAAAACAGTTACCGCGCGTGAGAACGGTTCACCTCACCGCCAATGGGACGCGGACAGTCGCGTTTCGTTATTTATCGAGTCGCTACCGTCGCCCATTCCGACTGCAAACCGCCTCGTCCGCTCTTTGCCTGCCTCAACGTCGAACTCTTCAAATACCGGATAAAACTCAGCGAAACGACGGAACAACCGCCTCCCAATTAATAACCTGACCTTAATTTACTTCTGATTACCAAGGCAGCCAATGCTAACCGCACGATCTCGAATTACCCGTTGCAAAATCAATTCTTCTCCAGTTTCTCCGTATTACCCCCCTGCGAGGTGCAAGTCGCCTCCTGTTAACCAGACGAACGTCGCTTTCCCCAATTCCGAACCGCTCGAATTTATCACCGCGTTACGTCAGACGCGAGGTGCCCCCCCTCGAAGAGACACGCAAATTAGCAACGGCTCGCGTTTCTTCAGCGACGCGGTAAACACGAAAGCCGTTCATCGACTTATCTCGCGTCAGCATCACCGGTTATAGCACGTCCCGGTCGCAACGATTCGACGCAGTCGAGCCGTTAAGTCCGTCTCGTTGTTCCTTCATTACGCCCCGACTGTCCCTCGCCGCGTAATTGTGTTAATGGTTCGGTTTTTGCGCTTTTCCTTTTACGACGCGGGATCCTTGGGACGACGCGTTACCTACGCGCTACACCTTTCTTTCTCCACCGTCGTATTCAACTATAAAGGCGACGTGACGCAACCGTTGAGCAAACGTTAAATTGGTGATCGACCAGCCCGTCCGTGATTAATTACCTGCTGGCACGCCTCGTGGCACGCTAGGTGAAAACGTCACTGTACACGCGGTATTAGCCGCCATGCGACTTGGCGCGGTTAATTATTCATCGAACATCTTATTGCTGGCACAGTTTGGCCATTGAACCCGGTATAATAAACCATAACTGCTTCGCTATCTGCGATATCGATAGCAGGATGGTCTAATCACGAAGAACTTGATACCGCTGCCTCGTGGCTATCTTCAAGGTGATCTCCATTGGCAATTATGCCTAGCGTGGTCGATGGTGGGACTTTGTCAGGCCAGCGCAATTAAAGTGCAATTAGTTACGGGCAGAATTGTGTGTTCCACGTTTAAACAGTTCCGTGGACCTTTTAGTACGATTGCAAACCGTCGTCACTTTTCTTCCGCTGCTCGAATCGCACTCTTTTGTTTCCAGCTATTCCTTCCACTCGTCCCCAGCGAAACACGCGTTATCTCACTCAGATATCGCGCGAATAACAAACGAGCCAGGGCTCCGCTCGTGTTCCACGTGAATCATAATCAGGCTAATCGCACTGGTTACCGTGGAGCCTTATCGTTGCGTCAGAAAAGTCACTGATTTCATCGCTGGAATTGTACCTCAGCGGTACTGCGACGTATCCCAGGCCCAACTGGCAGCCATTACCGCGTCACGCCGAAATAGTAATGGGATTATTGGTCCGTGGGGAGGTCC encodes:
- the LOC143427357 gene encoding uncharacterized protein LOC143427357, which gives rise to MQSKSTITVSREPDADESMEESVFEQICDTIFVLIPEVPRLKQLFLSWSQLGPEDRVQLDAKVANWCCPNRRQLYKPLQEALVRWETVQDTQGAPGCEPGMVSFSCDPQLEEELVSVIYSLELLFTKNRRSREVEMDHEIGRRTELRREASLNLNYDGNLRSILSPTDRILHSVHSCGYIAELKRSDEELSGYLTS
- the Tp53inp gene encoding tumor protein p53 inducible nuclear protein, translated to MLSSLANYLLGGNISGAQDSREGSNNETPESLRVTARLSQVEVEGDDWILIDRAVEGATALEESWYLTPPACFTRAGPVNVETSPLEDLLIEHPSMSVYRATASPVAPDTPPPTPDAPEEQNAEEDVLPSVVSEAPATAASPERNPRRSEDEQPATRRPAIHDGRPTVNRNQTEKRIVQLRSAQKVLEKRSTQGLKRGRLERSNKLREVFSVKGKRPRRQDRLRIQNSGANNNRKC
- the LOC143427205 gene encoding uncharacterized protein LOC143427205; the protein is MAQEEYVNSELCQILDEFTRIRDAYQLLQTYCDLQGERISAEEERSAAKQGALEKFSQSYLLLDKRYKSITEKLRAENNDLRKTVEELKEQCDRLRLINTDHNRNDDEICRLQDQIEVLTAQLLMQEEKHGEDLRILKQQHSDEVQRYKMLLQTAKQGSTILTLQKESNEVYLPL